A genomic region of Rheinheimera sp. MMS21-TC3 contains the following coding sequences:
- a CDS encoding DUF3149 domain-containing protein, which produces MDLWHLYFNDPIIFASFTGLGILLGIGAFFAVYFTYKINTATDEEESS; this is translated from the coding sequence ATGGACTTATGGCACTTATATTTTAATGATCCAATTATTTTTGCCTCTTTTACCGGCTTAGGTATTTTACTTGGTATAGGCGCATTCTTTGCGGTCTATTTTACTTATAAAATTAATACTGCTACCGACGA
- a CDS encoding TIGR02444 family protein, which translates to MTSITANQLWQFSLDFYPKVQTTCLAWQDNFKANVNLLLLLCYLEQQQLSISQQTLFNLSQSLTTYNIRITQRVRQLRRKVSRLNTLTKQQQLQFKQHLLAVELIAEQQEQQRLVHTLTTNLNLITNSCDPLLELYLQQLCQPLTRTAQLYLTELRQALAL; encoded by the coding sequence ATGACTAGTATAACCGCTAATCAGCTTTGGCAATTTAGCCTAGATTTTTACCCTAAAGTACAAACTACTTGCTTAGCTTGGCAAGATAACTTTAAGGCTAATGTCAATTTGCTGCTGTTACTTTGCTACCTAGAGCAGCAGCAGTTGAGTATTAGTCAGCAAACTCTTTTTAATTTAAGCCAAAGCCTAACAACTTACAATATACGGATCACACAGCGAGTACGTCAGCTTCGCCGTAAAGTTAGCCGTTTAAATACACTGACTAAGCAACAACAACTACAATTTAAGCAACACTTACTCGCCGTTGAATTAATTGCGGAACAACAAGAGCAGCAACGGCTAGTGCACACTCTTACTACAAACCTTAATCTGATAACTAATAGCTGCGACCCTTTACTCGAGCTGTATTTACAACAACTTTGCCAACCGCTAACTAGAACAGCACAACTTTATTTAACAGAGTTACGTCAAGCTTTAGCGTTGTAA